Below is a window of Planctomycetota bacterium DNA.
TGAAGGCCGCTGGCCCGTGCTCATCGAGGACGACATCTTCGCGCCGCAGTTCATCCGCGCCTTCAAGCCTGCCCAGGTGGTGCGGCGCACTGAAAAAGCCCCCAACGTCGACGACCCTGCCGCGCTCAAGGCAGCGATCCAGAATGCGGTCTCCAGCGCCTGGGACGCGACCGCACCCAACACACCGCCTGCGAAAGCCATCATCGCGCAGACCTACACGCCGCCCGGCATCGTGATCATTGATCCCAAGGATCCGGCGTGGGTCGCGGGCGTGGCGCTGGCCGCGGGCCGCGGTCTCATCCCTGCGTTTCTGGAAGGCAATTTCGGCGCCGTCAACGACACGCTCTCCGCCGACCAGTTCCTCAATCTCTCGATGGCGGTGGATCAGGCCTTCATCGCGACCGGGCTGCCCTACAAGAAGCTTGGCGACGCGCTGGAGACGCTGACGCTGTGCCGGACTTTCGCGCAGAGCACCGTGATCGATGTGCCCGCGCTCTACCGTCCCGCGGCGCGCGGCGTTCCCGCGGTCAACCCCTCCGATCCGGTCGCCACCACCGATGCGCTCTGCCGCAACCCCGACTTCACGCGCTACGCCTTCTGCGGCGCGATCTTCGGCACCTCCAAATACTGCGCGTACGCCGCGATGTGCAGCCTCTTCCTGGAGCGCCAGTCAGTCGGCGCCTTCGACAGCTATCAGGCGGGCGACTATTCAAGCTACGACTTCACCGAGCTGGCCCAGGGTCTGCCCGACGCCGGCTTCAAGGTCAAGATCCATTCCGGTCCGCAGGGCCACATGGCGGATTGGCGGCTGCTGCTGGCGCAGGGCTTTGACTTCAGCGTGCTCTTCTTCAACACCAGCGGCTACCTGGACTTCTTCGACCTGGGCAATCCCGGCAAGACGCCGATGCCGGAGCGCGGCTCACCCGGCGACGTGCCGATCCTCTCCGCGCCGCTGGCGCTGCACTTGATTCACTCCTGGTCGCTCTGGGCGCCGGCCAATCGCGAGACCATCGGCGGGCGCTGGCTGGACTCCGGCGCCTACTGCTATGTGGGCAGCGTGCATGAGCCGTATCTCTTCGCCTTCAACACGCCCGCGGAGGTGATGCAGCGCTGCATGAACTTTGTGCCCTTCATCGTGGCGAGCCGGCAGTGGGAGGGTCCCTTCGGATTGCCGTGGCGCGTGGCGACCATCGGCGATCCGCTGATGCTGATCACTCCGCCGAAGTTGCTGCCGCCTGTGGCGCGCAAGGCGCCGACACCTCCGGTGCCCGGCCAGGAAGATGTCACCGCCAATTGCAGGAAGCTGCTGGCCGACAGCAAGGACGACAAGGATGGTGCGCCGAGTCTCGCGGCGCTGCGCGAGCTCATTCATCGCGGCGAGGACAAGATTGCGGCGCAATACTGGCTCTCCTGCAGCGGCAAGTCCTTCGCGCCGCGACTGGCGGCACTGGCCCTAGAGCCGCTCTTTCGGCAGCGGCAGGCCGATCAATTCCTCGCGGCCTACCGCATGGTGCCTGAGCCCACCGCGAGGGCTCGCGACATGCTCTGGCAACTCTGGGGCGACCAGCTCAATCGCGTCAAGGATGTGGACACGCTGATGCTCTTTGAGAAGTCGGTGCGCTCACCCTGGGCGATCAACGATTGGCGGCGGCTGATGCAGCCCTATGCGCGGGCGACTAGCGCGGATCGCGCCCGCTCGGCGCTGCAGAAGACGATCCTGAAGGAGAAGGATCCGGCGCAGAAGCGCCTGCTGGTGGATCTTTCGAATCAGTCTTAGTCGGCGTGGGAACGGTCGCGGTCACGGCGGAGGGCGCCGCTTCCATCTGGAGCTTCTTGACGAAGCGCTCGCGCAGCACAGCCGGGTCGATCTCGAAATTGGCCAGCGCCGCGTTGGCGGTCAGTCGGTCCAACGCGTCCAGGGCCACGGCCAGCACGGTCACCGTGCCCGCGAAAGTTGGATGCAGCCGATCCTTCTGCAGCATCGGACCCAGCTTCTCAATCGTCCACTCGCGGCCCGCCGCCTTGATCGGCTTCTTGGCCGCGAGGTCGGTGGTCAGTTGCGAAAGCGGCAGCAGGCAGACGTTGGGCTTGTCCTGGGCCCACTCGGCAACGCGCTTGTTCAGTGCGGCCAGGCACTCGACCGAAGGGACCATCGGCGCCGAGATCATGCCGCCGCCGATGGCGCTGTGCATGTCGGGAAAGTCGCCCAGCACAATCGGAATGTTCGAGGCGCACAAGGGCTGCAGGCATTGCAGCGCGTTCTCAAGAAGGGCCATGCGCTCCTCGTCCTTGGTCAGCCGCTCGCCCTTGACGTTGGAGACGCCGTAGCCGTTCCAGAAGATCCAGTCCACGGCCAGCACGCAGGTGGGATTGGCGCTAAGCGCGCGTGCGGCGCTGCTGCGGGCGGTGGCGGCGGGATTCATGAAGTAAAGGCTGGTGGCGTAGTTCGCCAGCAGCACGGAGGGATCCTTGCAAGCGATCTTCACCAGTGCGGCCAGGTCGACGCCCTCGGAGACCTTCTTGCCGTCATCGAGCGTGGTCGCCACGCGCACGCCGAAGCCGCTGCTCATGCTGGCGCCGATCACCGCGATGCGCGCGAGTGGCTTGCTTTCGCCGCCGGCGACCGTCGTCTGCGGCTTGGCAGCGCCGTCAGTGGCCGCGGTTTGCCCGAGGCACAGCGCAAGAGAAATCGCGACAAGAAGTGTGGCTCGTAGAAATTTCATTCCAGGTTCCTCGCGGCTGCGCGTTGCGGCAAGTTCCATCAAACGGGATCAACTCAATACGGTCGAAAGTCCAAGGGCCTTCGCCATGGTGGATCCTATGTCCGCCGGACTCTCGGCGACATGAATGCCGCACTTGTTCAGCGCGTCCATCTTGGCCTGCGCCGTGTCGTTGGCTCCGCCGATAATGGCCCCGGCATGGCCCATGCGCTTGCCCTTGGGCGCCGTGCGACCGGCGATGAAGGCCGCGACCGGCTTCTTCATGTGCAGTCGGATCCACTCGCCCGCCTCGGTCTCATCCTGGCCGCCGATCTCGCCGATCAGGATCACGCCTTCGGTTTCCTGGTCAGCGTTGAACATCGAAAGCGCCTCGATGAAGTTCAGGCCCTTCACGGGATCGCCGCCGATGCCGACGCACGTGCTCTGGCCGATGCCCAGTTGCGAGCATTGCCAGACCGCCTCGTAGGTGAGCGTGCCCGAGCGGCTGATGATGCCGACGGCCTTGCGCTGCTTGGAGTCCGTGCGATGCAGATGGATGTAGCCGGGCATGATGCCGATCTTGCAGCCGCCTTCGTAGCCGCCGCTGTCGGGAAGCTTGCGGCCCGGAGTGATCACGCCCGGACAATTCGGCCCGATCAGCGTGATGTGCGGATAGGTCTCGTCCAGGGTGGCGCGGGTGCGCACCATGTCCTGAACCGGAATGCCCTCGGTGATGCAGCAGATCAGCGCGATGCCGGCATCGGCGGCCTCCAGCACCGCGTCGGCGGCGTAGGGCGGCGGCACAAAAATCATCGTGGCGTTGGCGCCGGTCTCGCGCACCGCGTGCTCGACGGTGTTGAAGATCGGAATGCCGTTGGCGTCCTTGGTGCCGCCCTTGCCGGGCGTGGTGCCGCCGACCATCTTGGTGCCGTATTCAAGGCAGCCCTTGGTGTGGGTCGCGCCGGCAGAGCCGGTGATGCCCTGGCAAATCACCCGAGTGGAGGCGTCGATCAAAATGCTCATTGGAAGGGCAAAGATAGCGTGCTTCAGCCGATACCATCGGGGCATGACGACTGCGGTGAATGGGGCGAATCCATCGACAAACCAGCCTTCGGGCGGGCTCACCTACGCCAAGGCCGGCGTCGACATGGAGGCGGGCGACAAGGTGGTCGACCTGATCAAGCCCGCGCTGCGGCGGACGCATTCTTCGCGCGTGCTGGGCAACTATGGAAGCTTCGCCGCGATGTTCCGCCTGGACTTCAAGGAGAAGATGTTCAAGCGCAACTACAAGGATCCGGTGCTGGTGGCGTGCACGGATGGCGTTGGAACAAAGGTTGTGCTCGCGGTGGAGATGGGCAAGCTGGACACGGTCGGGATCGACTGCGTCGCCATGAACGTGAACGACCTGATCGTGCAGGGGGCCGAGCCGCTTTTCTTTCTGGACTATTTGGGGCTCAGCCGCATTCGCCCCGAGGAGACCGCGACAATCATCCGCGGCGTCGCCGAGGGATGCGAGATCGCGGGCTGCTCGCTGATCGGCGGCGAGTGCGCCGAGATGCCGGACATCTACAAGCAGGGGGATTTCGACATCGCCGGCTTCGCGGTGGGCGTGGTGGACATGGATCGCGCCATCGAGCCGAAGCGAGTGAAGAAGGGCGATGTGATCATCGGGCTCGCTTCAAGCGGCGTGCACTCCAACGGCTACGCGCTGGTGCGGCGGATCGTGAAGGAAGCGAAGCTGGATCTCAACGCGGTCTTTCCCGAGCTCGGGCCCAAGACCCTCGGCGAGATCCTGATCGAGCCCACGCGGATCTACGCCAAGCCGATCGTGAAGCTGATGCGCAGCTACAAGCAGAAGCGCGTGGTGACGGGCATGGCCCACATCACCGGCGCGGGCATCGAGGGCAACCTGCCGCGGGCCTATCCGGAGAAGTTCAACGCGGTGGTGGACAAGGCGAGCTGGAAGGTGCCGCCGATCTTCCGCTTCCTGCAGGAGCGCGGCGGCGTGGACGAGGCGGAGATGTGGCGCGTCTTCAACATGGGCGTCGGCTACTGCGTGATCGTGCGGCCGGATTTCGCCAAGGGCGTGATGAAGAAGCTCAAGCGCAGCGGCGAAAAGCCCTGGGTGATGGGCGCGATCGAGAAGGGCACGGGGCAGGTGAGGTTTGCGGAGTGATCACTCCCCGCCCTTCCACCCGCGATTCTTTTTCTTCTGACCCTCGCGCTGTTTTGATTCCAGTCGCCGCTCCTTGCTTCCGCGCGAGGGCTTGGTCTTGCGGCGAACGTGCGGCGGAATCTCCGCCTGCTTCACGATGGCGCGAAGATGCTCGATGCACTCATCGCGGTTGGCCGCCTGGCTGCGATGCTGATGCGACGAAAAACTTGCCAGGCCATCCGACGACCGATGCTGCATGAGCGCGTCGAGCCGCGCTCGCGCAGCCGGATGCAGGTCGCAGATCAAATTGGGATCCACTCGCAGCAGCGCCTTGGTCGCGGTTTTGTTCACATGCTGGCCACCAGGCCCCGGACTCGTGGAAAACGACCAGACCAGCGAACTGGGATGCACCCAGGCGCGGCGGCCAAGCGGAATCGCGTTGGGCGATCGGGCGGGATCTTCGTCTTCCTGCGGCTCCATGCCATGACGATACCCTTTCACCATGAACTTCAGATTTCAAACCGTGCTTTCCGCGGCGGCCCTGTCCGGAGTCGCCTGCGCAAGCGCGATGGCGCAATCCGCGAGCTCGACCCAGCTCGCCCTCGCCTCTCTCGACTCCATCACCTATCAAAGCGGTGGCGCGACCCCGACGACTCCCGCGGCGACCGCTTCCACCGCATCAGCGACCGATCCGCGACCCGGTGCGCCGAAGACCACGCTCTTTGAAATCTGCGGCGCACCGCTCGAGTTGCAGCTCGACGTCGGCGTCTGGCTGCCGCGCCTTCGCGGCAACGTGACCTACGGCGGCGCGGGCTCGGTCAATCTCGACCTGAGCAACGCCCTGGCCCTGAACTCGATGGAGACCAGCTTCATCGGCAACCTCTCCGCGACTTGGAAGAACTGGACGATTCGGGCGACCGGCACCAGCTTCAGCACCTCCGGCGCCATGGCCGCGCCGACCTCAGGCTTCTTCGGCAGCACGCTCTTCCTCACCGGGGAAATGCTGGTCAACAGCTTTTCCTACTGGACCTGGGGCATCGAGACCGAGAGCTGGCTCTGGCGGCCCTTCTCGAAGCAGGCCTTCCCCTGGCTCGAACCCGTCGACAACGAGTCACTGCCGGTGGACATGCGCTTCTTCGCGGTCGTGGGCGGCCGCGGCTTCGGCATCAGTCAGAGTCTGACCGACACGCCGACCAACACCACCAGCACCTTCAACGGAACCTTCGGCACCATCTACGGCGGCGGCGGTCTTGAAATTCGCTTCGACACGCATGAGGCCATCTGCTTCATTCGTCGCGTCGACGTCTACGGTGGCATCGAGGCGGGCCCGGTCTGGCCGGGAAGCGGCGGACTCTTCATGCAGATCGACGCCGGCGCCACCGCGTGGTTCACCGACAATGTCGGCCTCTACTTCGACTATGTGAATCTGCGGCAGAACGTGAACACCAACAGCTACAACCTGCAGTCCTACATCGGCGGATTCAGCTTCGGGCTCTCCGTCAAGTTCTGACATGCCGGCCCTGGAAGCGATGCCCAAGCCGACCAAACATCCGACGCACAAAAAGCGCGGCGGCAAGTTCCAGCGCGCCAAGCTGCGGCAGATCATCTTCACCAAGGCCATCGACCGCATCTTGAAAGGGCGCCTGATGCGCCGCCATCACGCGCAGCCGATCGCCTTCCGTGAGATCGAGATCGCCGTGCCCAACTGGCCGCGCGCCTTCGACGGCCTGCGCATCGGTCACCTGAGCGACCTGCACTGGGGCGAGCTCATGCCGCTCAAGCGTGCCATCGAACTTGTCGCGCAATTGGACGACGCGAAGGTCGACCTGTTGGCGTGCACCGGCGACGTGGTGGACTTGGAATGGAGGGGATGCGAGCCACTGCTTGCGGCGATGGGCAAGGTCCGAGCTCCATTGGGGCACTTCCTGGTGCTGGGCAACCACGACCATCTCGACGACGCGACTTCGTTCGCGGCCGCGGCGACTCATCACCGCCTTGACGTGCTGCATCAGAAGGTGGTGACGCGGCGCCGCGCCAAGCATGACCTGCGCATCGCCGGCATCGACTGGCACAAGTCGCCCAAGGCGCTGCAAAAGTCGGTCGAGTCGATCGCACACAAACATCCGCATCTGCTGCTCACGCACAATCCCAAGGCATTCGCCTCCGCGTCCACGGAGGGCATTCCACTGGTGCTCGCCGGGCACACGCATGGCGGGCAGGTGGCGCTGCGCCGCAATCCGCAGAAGAATCTGGCCCTGGCGCACCGGCACTCGAGCGGGTTGTACGAGAAGGGGTTCAGCCGGCTCTTCGTGAATGTGGGAGCGGGAGCATGGTTTCCCTACCGCCGCAATGTGCCCGCCGAGATCGTGGTGTTGGTGGTGCGCCGCGAGAGCAAGATCAATTTTGTTGTTTAAGTTTGCGATTCACTTCGCCAAGTGAGCGATGGCCTTCCACGCACACAGCACATGCTCGCGCGTGGTCATGCTGCCGCCGATCGCCATGCGCATCGCGAACTTGCCGTTGATCTTGGCGTGACTCAGGTAGGCCTTGCCCGTGGCGTTGAGTTGCTCGAGAAGCCGCTCATTCTCCTCGTCGCCGCCCTTGAGACGGAAGCAAACCAGACTCAGACTGCGCTTGCCCACCAATTCAAATCGCGCGTCGGCTTTCACGAGCCCCTCGAACTCCTCCGCCCACTTGACATGCTGTCGGATGTGCTCGCGGATCGCCGCCGCGCCGAAATGCCGCAGCGTCATCCACACCTTCAGCGCCCGGAAACGCCGGCCCAGCGGAATCTGCCAGTCGCGATAGTCGATCACCGATCCGCTCTCGGTCGCCTTGTTACGCAGGTATTCCGGCAGCACGCTCAGCGCCTGGATCAGCGGGCGGCGGTCGCGCAGGAAAAGACAGTTGCAGTCGAAGTTGATCATCATCCACTTGTGCGGGTTGAAGCACCAGGAGTCGGCCCCCTCGGCGCCAGCCACGATCGCGGGGCGCAGCTCGGGGCAAGTCGCGGCGGCGCCGGCCCACGCCGAATCCACATGCAGCCACATCTTGTGCGCGCGGGCCATCTTGGCGATGGCCGGCACATCGTCAATTGCGCCGCACGCGGTGGATCCCACGGTGGCGCAGACAAAGAAGGGCTGGCAGCCCGCCGCGATGTCGCGCTGAAGTGCCGCCTCGAGCTCCGCGATGTTCATGCAACCATTGGTGTCGACGGCGACGCGCCGCAGCGCGGTGTCGCCCAGGCCGGCAATCCGAAATGCTTTCTCCACGCTGGAGTGCGCGTCGCCGCTGGTGTAGGCCGTGAGTTGCTTCGCGTAGGTCCGCAAGCCATCGTTGTTGGTGGTGCCGCCCGTAGCCTGCTCCCGCGCCGCGATCAGTGCGCAGAGCACTGAACTGCTGGCCGTGTCCTGAATCACGCCGCCGCCGAAGCCGCCATGCGACTCACTGCGATATTGGGCGGGCAATCCGAGCAAGTCGACCAGCCAGTCAAGCACAAGGGTTTCAAGTTCCGTGCACGCGGGCGATGTCGCCCACAACATGCCCTGCACGCCGAGACCAGCGCTGAGCAAGTCGCCAAGAATTGCCGGCGCGCTGGCGCTGGCGGGGAAGTAGGCAAAGAACGACGGATGCTGCCAGTGCGTCAGCGCCGGCGTGATCACGCGGTCGACATCCGCAAGCACAGCTTTCATCGGCTCACCCTGCTCCGGCGCGGAGGCGGGCAACTGCGATCGCACCCAGCCCGGAGCCACCTGCGAGCGCACCGGAAACTTCTCGACCGTGCTCCAGTAGTTGGCGATCCAATCGATGAAGGCGTGGCCCGCCTGCCGAAACGACTCGGGGTCGAATGCGGGGGCCGGATCCGTCATGCGTAGTGCTTGCCGAAGCGATTGGCGATGAACTTCTCGAAGGGCACATCCTCGTTGCGGACGAATCCCTTGGCGGGAATCGCGCCGTCCTTGAGCAGATCGAGCACGGCGGTGATGCCCGCGGCGGTCGTGATCTGGATCGCGGTCCAGGGCTGCCCGTCGATCTCCTTGTGCAGCACGATCTTGGCGTAGGTCTTCTCCAGCAGGCGGCCATCCTTCTCGCCGACGCAGCT
It encodes the following:
- the sucD gene encoding succinate--CoA ligase subunit alpha, whose translation is MSILIDASTRVICQGITGSAGATHTKGCLEYGTKMVGGTTPGKGGTKDANGIPIFNTVEHAVRETGANATMIFVPPPYAADAVLEAADAGIALICCITEGIPVQDMVRTRATLDETYPHITLIGPNCPGVITPGRKLPDSGGYEGGCKIGIMPGYIHLHRTDSKQRKAVGIISRSGTLTYEAVWQCSQLGIGQSTCVGIGGDPVKGLNFIEALSMFNADQETEGVILIGEIGGQDETEAGEWIRLHMKKPVAAFIAGRTAPKGKRMGHAGAIIGGANDTAQAKMDALNKCGIHVAESPADIGSTMAKALGLSTVLS
- the purM gene encoding phosphoribosylformylglycinamidine cyclo-ligase, whose product is MTTAVNGANPSTNQPSGGLTYAKAGVDMEAGDKVVDLIKPALRRTHSSRVLGNYGSFAAMFRLDFKEKMFKRNYKDPVLVACTDGVGTKVVLAVEMGKLDTVGIDCVAMNVNDLIVQGAEPLFFLDYLGLSRIRPEETATIIRGVAEGCEIAGCSLIGGECAEMPDIYKQGDFDIAGFAVGVVDMDRAIEPKRVKKGDVIIGLASSGVHSNGYALVRRIVKEAKLDLNAVFPELGPKTLGEILIEPTRIYAKPIVKLMRSYKQKRVVTGMAHITGAGIEGNLPRAYPEKFNAVVDKASWKVPPIFRFLQERGGVDEAEMWRVFNMGVGYCVIVRPDFAKGVMKKLKRSGEKPWVMGAIEKGTGQVRFAE
- the arfB gene encoding aminoacyl-tRNA hydrolase produces the protein MEPQEDEDPARSPNAIPLGRRAWVHPSSLVWSFSTSPGPGGQHVNKTATKALLRVDPNLICDLHPAARARLDALMQHRSSDGLASFSSHQHRSQAANRDECIEHLRAIVKQAEIPPHVRRKTKPSRGSKERRLESKQREGQKKKNRGWKGGE
- a CDS encoding metallophosphoesterase family protein; translated protein: MPALEAMPKPTKHPTHKKRGGKFQRAKLRQIIFTKAIDRILKGRLMRRHHAQPIAFREIEIAVPNWPRAFDGLRIGHLSDLHWGELMPLKRAIELVAQLDDAKVDLLACTGDVVDLEWRGCEPLLAAMGKVRAPLGHFLVLGNHDHLDDATSFAAAATHHRLDVLHQKVVTRRRAKHDLRIAGIDWHKSPKALQKSVESIAHKHPHLLLTHNPKAFASASTEGIPLVLAGHTHGGQVALRRNPQKNLALAHRHSSGLYEKGFSRLFVNVGAGAWFPYRRNVPAEIVVLVVRRESKINFVV
- a CDS encoding aminotransferase class V-fold PLP-dependent enzyme, producing MTDPAPAFDPESFRQAGHAFIDWIANYWSTVEKFPVRSQVAPGWVRSQLPASAPEQGEPMKAVLADVDRVITPALTHWQHPSFFAYFPASASAPAILGDLLSAGLGVQGMLWATSPACTELETLVLDWLVDLLGLPAQYRSESHGGFGGGVIQDTASSSVLCALIAAREQATGGTTNNDGLRTYAKQLTAYTSGDAHSSVEKAFRIAGLGDTALRRVAVDTNGCMNIAELEAALQRDIAAGCQPFFVCATVGSTACGAIDDVPAIAKMARAHKMWLHVDSAWAGAAATCPELRPAIVAGAEGADSWCFNPHKWMMINFDCNCLFLRDRRPLIQALSVLPEYLRNKATESGSVIDYRDWQIPLGRRFRALKVWMTLRHFGAAAIREHIRQHVKWAEEFEGLVKADARFELVGKRSLSLVCFRLKGGDEENERLLEQLNATGKAYLSHAKINGKFAMRMAIGGSMTTREHVLCAWKAIAHLAK